The proteins below come from a single Rosa rugosa chromosome 2, drRosRugo1.1, whole genome shotgun sequence genomic window:
- the LOC133728723 gene encoding uncharacterized protein LOC133728723, giving the protein MDCNSNQPTMHFPISINQVELLNGLNLKKWKGDIELNLGILDFDHVLREDPPVELTATSSKEAKDRYLLWHKHNRMALICMKKSMTDAVKGGIPDSEFAKVYFNSIAEKYKVSDKAEVSTLMNALTGMKFTGQGSIREYIMKGIDIAAKLKSLNMNIDDPFLVHMLLNSFPDQYSHLKSLYNTQKEKWSLNELISICVQEEDEMLKRGKVVSINYIVKPKNKKTFGNKNFKASSSKSVVKTDLYKNKSVKTNGPMKCFFCKKSGHFKKDCEGFKNWLNKKGIIKQNNPKQE; this is encoded by the exons ATGGATTGCAACAGCAATCAACCAA CAATGCATTTCCCAATAAGCATCAATCAAGTTGAATTGCTCAATGGACTGAATTTAAAAAAGTGGAAAGGAGACATAGAACTCAACCTGGGAATATTGGACTTTGATCATGTGCTTAGAGAAGATCCACCTGTTGAACTAACAGCAACGTCATCAAAGGAAGCCAAAGATAGGTACCTGCTGTGGCACAAACACAACAGGATGGCACTGATTTGTATGAAAAAGAGCATGACTGATGCTGTCAAAGGAGGTATACCAGATTCTGAATTTGCCAAAGTGTACTTCAATTCAATTGCTGAGAAGTACAAGGTTTCTGACAAGGCTGAGGTTAGCACACTGATGAACGCACTGACTGGGATGAAATTTACTGGACAAGGAAGCATAAGGGAGTATATTATGAAAGGGATTGATATTGCTGCAAAACTGAAGAGCCTGAACATGAATATTGATGATCCTTTTCTGGTGCACATGCTACTGAATTCTTTCCCAGATCAATATAGTCACCTAAAGAGCCTCTATaacacacagaaagaaaaatggagtcTTAATGAGTTGATTTCCATTTGTGtgcaggaagaagatgaaatgcTCAAAAGGGGAAAGGTAGTGAGCATTAACTACATTGTAAaaccaaagaataaaaaaacCTTTGGCAACAAGAACTTTAAGGCCAGTTCATCAAAATCTGTTGTGAAGACTGATCTGTACAAAAACAAGTCTGTCAAAACAAATGGTCCAATGAAATGTTTCTTCTGCAAGAAATCCGGTCATTTCAAGAAGGACTGTGAGGGTTTTAAAAATTGGCTGAACAAGAAAG GGATTATCAAGCAAAACAATCCTAAACAAGAATGA